In Drosophila nasuta strain 15112-1781.00 chromosome 2R, ASM2355853v1, whole genome shotgun sequence, a single genomic region encodes these proteins:
- the LOC132785707 gene encoding serine-rich adhesin for platelets isoform X1, with translation MATFQMETRQHQQQQQQQQRTNLKQRAAAAAATTTKRQRQQRHTNPVHNLNLNLKESSHFATQLLAEAEAKAKATTFTNCTRLQPTCSTVASSSSRRNSSSRRGSNNTTTSNSNTSRSSNTTSRGSSIGISIGSNRNTIVDCSSCQRALIMLSMLVVVIVVISGNGVLAAQRDSYKSKDMSSSNNAIPNEGDAAAAAAAAAAGAAAANGVTGSGSMTSTTNSNGSNKNSHTANTGSVTTDSSSSSGSSSSSSSNYKSNGNSNAVTTTTTTISGIPSSSLHKGNTIASPASGSGINRNSIDLIDDSRNGGPYFDKGASKNVTALLGKTAYLNCRVKNLGNKTMLLQVSWVRHRDIHLLTVGRYTYTSDQRFRAIHQPQTEDWMLQIKYPQHRDSGIYECQVSTTPHMSHYIQLTVVEPSTEIIGAPDLYIESGSTINLTCVILNSPEPPAYIFWNHNNAIINYDSPRGGVSVVTNKGETTTSFLLIKSARPSDSGHYQCNPSNAKPKSVTVHVLNGVSHSVSRGVPSSNAARGTSTSSHVSKSLSVSVPVCVLLQFGICQALHAALSCAAAAATSTSRRRRRGSGGGGSRSWISISIGDRVKATLSVSGMRHNLECILSLLSSLLSATWHWRWRGRGPKLQQQQSAATAAAIATATTFRQVYEADIR, from the exons ATGGCAACTTTTCAAATGGAAACGCgccagcatcagcagcaacaacagcagcagcaacgaacgaatttaaaacaacgagcagcagcagcagcagcaacaacaacaaagcgccaacgacaacaacggcACACGAATCCAGTtcacaatttgaatttgaatctGAAAGAGAGCTCGCATTTCGCAACGCAGCTGCTGGCCGAAGCggaggcgaaggcgaaggcgacaACATTCACGAATTGCACACGTCTCCAGCCGACCTGCTCCACAGTAGCCTCCTCGTCGAGTAggaggaacagcagcagcaggagaggcagcaacaacaccaccaccagcaacagcaacaccagtaggagcagcaacaccaccagcagaggcagcagcatcGGCATCAGCATCGGCAGCAATCGCAACACGATTGTtgactgcagcagctgccagcGGGCATTGATAATGCTCAGCATGCTAGTGGTTGTCATCGTTGTGATATCCGGCAATGGAG TGCTCGCCGCACAGCGTGATTCGTATAAATCGAAGGatatgagcagcagcaacaatgccaTACCAAATGAAGGcgatgctgctgccgctgccgccgctgctgctgctggtgctgctgctgccaatggTGTGACCGGAAGCGGAAGCATGACCAGCACAACCAACAGCAACGGAAGTAACAAAAATAGCCATACAGCAAACACTGGCTCAGTGACAACCGactcgagttcgagttcgggctcaagttcgagttcgagttcgaatTACAAATCGAATGGCAATTCGAATGCcgtgacaacgacaacaacaaccattaGCGGCATTCCCAGCAGCAGTCTGCACAAGGGCAACACAATAGCATCGCCAGCATCTGGTTCCGGCATCAATCGCAATAGCATCGATCTGATCGACGATTCCCGGAACGGTGGCCCATATTTTGATAAGGGCGCCTCGAAGAATGTCACCGCGCTGCTTGGCAAGACGGCGTATTTGAATTGTCGCGTCAAGAATCTGGGCAATAAAACG ATGTTGTTGCAGGTTTCATGGGTGCGACATCGGGACATACATTTGCTCACAGTCGGACGCTATACGTACACATCGGATCAGCGCTTTCGGGCCATACATCAGCCGCAAACCGAAGACTGGATGCTACAGATCAAGTATCCGCAACATCGCGACTCGGGTATCTACGAGTGCCAAGTGTCAACAACTCCGCACATGAGTCATTACATACAGCTGACTGTTGTGG AGCCATCGACGGAAATAATCGGCGCACCAGATTTGTATATAGAAAGCGGATCGACTATAAATCTCACCTGTGTCATACTCAATTCACCTGAGCCGCCGGCCTATATCTTTTGGAATCACAACAATGCT ATAATCAACTATGATTCGCCCAGGGGCGGTGTCTCGGTTGTTACCAACAAAGGTGAGACGACGACATCGTTCCTGCTGATTAAATCAGCGCGTCCATCGGACTCTGGGCATTATCAATGTAATCCATCAAATGCAAAGCCCAAAAGCGTTACGGTACATGTGCTGAATG GTGTTTCTCATTCCGTTTCCAGGGGAGTTCCCAGCAGCAATGCAGCACGCGGCACAAGCACATCCTCACATGTCTCCAAGTCGCTATCTGTTAGTGTACCTGTTTGTGTGCTTCTGCAGTTTGGCATTTGCCAGGCGCTCCATGCGGCCCTCAGTTGTGCAGCtgcggcagcgacgtcgaccAGCCGAAGGAGGCGACGGGGGAGCGGAGGCGGGGGGAGTAGAAGTTggatcagcatcagcatcggcGACAGAGTCAAAGCGACTTTGTCGGTATCCGGTATGCGACACAACCTCGAGTGTATTTTAAGCCTGCTCTCCTCACTGCTCAGCGCCACATGGCATTGGCGTTGGCGAGGGCGTGGCccaaaactacaacaacaacaatcagcagcgacagcagctgcaatagcaacagcaacgacgtTTAGGCAAGTATATGAGGCGGACATAAGGTGA
- the LOC132785707 gene encoding uncharacterized protein LOC132785707 isoform X2, protein MATFQMETRQHQQQQQQQQRTNLKQRAAAAAATTTKRQRQQRHTNPVHNLNLNLKESSHFATQLLAEAEAKAKATTFTNCTRLQPTCSTVASSSSRRNSSSRRGSNNTTTSNSNTSRSSNTTSRGSSIGISIGSNRNTIVDCSSCQRALIMLSMLVVVIVVISGNGVLAAQRDSYKSKDMSSSNNAIPNEGDAAAAAAAAAAGAAAANGVTGSGSMTSTTNSNGSNKNSHTANTGSVTTDSSSSSGSSSSSSSNYKSNGNSNAVTTTTTTISGIPSSSLHKGNTIASPASGSGINRNSIDLIDDSRNGGPYFDKGASKNVTALLGKTAYLNCRVKNLGNKTMLLQVSWVRHRDIHLLTVGRYTYTSDQRFRAIHQPQTEDWMLQIKYPQHRDSGIYECQVSTTPHMSHYIQLTVVEPSTEIIGAPDLYIESGSTINLTCVILNSPEPPAYIFWNHNNAIINYDSPRGGVSVVTNKGETTTSFLLIKSARPSDSGHYQCNPSNAKPKSVTVHVLNGEFPAAMQHAAQAHPHMSPSRYLLVYLFVCFCSLAFARRSMRPSVVQLRQRRRPAEGGDGGAEAGGVEVGSASASATESKRLCRYPVCDTTSSVF, encoded by the exons ATGGCAACTTTTCAAATGGAAACGCgccagcatcagcagcaacaacagcagcagcaacgaacgaatttaaaacaacgagcagcagcagcagcagcaacaacaacaaagcgccaacgacaacaacggcACACGAATCCAGTtcacaatttgaatttgaatctGAAAGAGAGCTCGCATTTCGCAACGCAGCTGCTGGCCGAAGCggaggcgaaggcgaaggcgacaACATTCACGAATTGCACACGTCTCCAGCCGACCTGCTCCACAGTAGCCTCCTCGTCGAGTAggaggaacagcagcagcaggagaggcagcaacaacaccaccaccagcaacagcaacaccagtaggagcagcaacaccaccagcagaggcagcagcatcGGCATCAGCATCGGCAGCAATCGCAACACGATTGTtgactgcagcagctgccagcGGGCATTGATAATGCTCAGCATGCTAGTGGTTGTCATCGTTGTGATATCCGGCAATGGAG TGCTCGCCGCACAGCGTGATTCGTATAAATCGAAGGatatgagcagcagcaacaatgccaTACCAAATGAAGGcgatgctgctgccgctgccgccgctgctgctgctggtgctgctgctgccaatggTGTGACCGGAAGCGGAAGCATGACCAGCACAACCAACAGCAACGGAAGTAACAAAAATAGCCATACAGCAAACACTGGCTCAGTGACAACCGactcgagttcgagttcgggctcaagttcgagttcgagttcgaatTACAAATCGAATGGCAATTCGAATGCcgtgacaacgacaacaacaaccattaGCGGCATTCCCAGCAGCAGTCTGCACAAGGGCAACACAATAGCATCGCCAGCATCTGGTTCCGGCATCAATCGCAATAGCATCGATCTGATCGACGATTCCCGGAACGGTGGCCCATATTTTGATAAGGGCGCCTCGAAGAATGTCACCGCGCTGCTTGGCAAGACGGCGTATTTGAATTGTCGCGTCAAGAATCTGGGCAATAAAACG ATGTTGTTGCAGGTTTCATGGGTGCGACATCGGGACATACATTTGCTCACAGTCGGACGCTATACGTACACATCGGATCAGCGCTTTCGGGCCATACATCAGCCGCAAACCGAAGACTGGATGCTACAGATCAAGTATCCGCAACATCGCGACTCGGGTATCTACGAGTGCCAAGTGTCAACAACTCCGCACATGAGTCATTACATACAGCTGACTGTTGTGG AGCCATCGACGGAAATAATCGGCGCACCAGATTTGTATATAGAAAGCGGATCGACTATAAATCTCACCTGTGTCATACTCAATTCACCTGAGCCGCCGGCCTATATCTTTTGGAATCACAACAATGCT ATAATCAACTATGATTCGCCCAGGGGCGGTGTCTCGGTTGTTACCAACAAAGGTGAGACGACGACATCGTTCCTGCTGATTAAATCAGCGCGTCCATCGGACTCTGGGCATTATCAATGTAATCCATCAAATGCAAAGCCCAAAAGCGTTACGGTACATGTGCTGAATG GGGAGTTCCCAGCAGCAATGCAGCACGCGGCACAAGCACATCCTCACATGTCTCCAAGTCGCTATCTGTTAGTGTACCTGTTTGTGTGCTTCTGCAGTTTGGCATTTGCCAGGCGCTCCATGCGGCCCTCAGTTGTGCAGCtgcggcagcgacgtcgaccAGCCGAAGGAGGCGACGGGGGAGCGGAGGCGGGGGGAGTAGAAGTTggatcagcatcagcatcggcGACAGAGTCAAAGCGACTTTGTCGGTATCCGGTATGCGACACAACCTCGAGTGTATTTTAA
- the LOC132785707 gene encoding uncharacterized protein DDB_G0271670 isoform X3, which yields MATFQMETRQHQQQQQQQQRTNLKQRAAAAAATTTKRQRQQRHTNPVHNLNLNLKESSHFATQLLAEAEAKAKATTFTNCTRLQPTCSTVASSSSRRNSSSRRGSNNTTTSNSNTSRSSNTTSRGSSIGISIGSNRNTIVDCSSCQRALIMLSMLVVVIVVISGNGVLAAQRDSYKSKDMSSSNNAIPNEGDAAAAAAAAAAGAAAANGVTGSGSMTSTTNSNGSNKNSHTANTGSVTTDSSSSSGSSSSSSSNYKSNGNSNAVTTTTTTISGIPSSSLHKGNTIASPASGSGINRNSIDLIDDSRNGGPYFDKGASKNVTALLGKTAYLNCRVKNLGNKTMLLQVSWVRHRDIHLLTVGRYTYTSDQRFRAIHQPQTEDWMLQIKYPQHRDSGIYECQVSTTPHMSHYIQLTVVEPSTEIIGAPDLYIESGSTINLTCVILNSPEPPAYIFWNHNNAGSSQQQCSTRHKHILTCLQVAIC from the exons ATGGCAACTTTTCAAATGGAAACGCgccagcatcagcagcaacaacagcagcagcaacgaacgaatttaaaacaacgagcagcagcagcagcagcaacaacaacaaagcgccaacgacaacaacggcACACGAATCCAGTtcacaatttgaatttgaatctGAAAGAGAGCTCGCATTTCGCAACGCAGCTGCTGGCCGAAGCggaggcgaaggcgaaggcgacaACATTCACGAATTGCACACGTCTCCAGCCGACCTGCTCCACAGTAGCCTCCTCGTCGAGTAggaggaacagcagcagcaggagaggcagcaacaacaccaccaccagcaacagcaacaccagtaggagcagcaacaccaccagcagaggcagcagcatcGGCATCAGCATCGGCAGCAATCGCAACACGATTGTtgactgcagcagctgccagcGGGCATTGATAATGCTCAGCATGCTAGTGGTTGTCATCGTTGTGATATCCGGCAATGGAG TGCTCGCCGCACAGCGTGATTCGTATAAATCGAAGGatatgagcagcagcaacaatgccaTACCAAATGAAGGcgatgctgctgccgctgccgccgctgctgctgctggtgctgctgctgccaatggTGTGACCGGAAGCGGAAGCATGACCAGCACAACCAACAGCAACGGAAGTAACAAAAATAGCCATACAGCAAACACTGGCTCAGTGACAACCGactcgagttcgagttcgggctcaagttcgagttcgagttcgaatTACAAATCGAATGGCAATTCGAATGCcgtgacaacgacaacaacaaccattaGCGGCATTCCCAGCAGCAGTCTGCACAAGGGCAACACAATAGCATCGCCAGCATCTGGTTCCGGCATCAATCGCAATAGCATCGATCTGATCGACGATTCCCGGAACGGTGGCCCATATTTTGATAAGGGCGCCTCGAAGAATGTCACCGCGCTGCTTGGCAAGACGGCGTATTTGAATTGTCGCGTCAAGAATCTGGGCAATAAAACG ATGTTGTTGCAGGTTTCATGGGTGCGACATCGGGACATACATTTGCTCACAGTCGGACGCTATACGTACACATCGGATCAGCGCTTTCGGGCCATACATCAGCCGCAAACCGAAGACTGGATGCTACAGATCAAGTATCCGCAACATCGCGACTCGGGTATCTACGAGTGCCAAGTGTCAACAACTCCGCACATGAGTCATTACATACAGCTGACTGTTGTGG AGCCATCGACGGAAATAATCGGCGCACCAGATTTGTATATAGAAAGCGGATCGACTATAAATCTCACCTGTGTCATACTCAATTCACCTGAGCCGCCGGCCTATATCTTTTGGAATCACAACAATGCT GGGAGTTCCCAGCAGCAATGCAGCACGCGGCACAAGCACATCCTCACATGTCTCCAAGTCGCTATCTGTTAG